One part of the Thermoanaerobacterium sp. CMT5567-10 genome encodes these proteins:
- a CDS encoding PTS lactose/cellobiose transporter subunit IIA produces MDMQQIVMEIIIQSGEARAYAHEALRKAYDGKFEEADKLIAQANEAIEKAHNVQTSMLQKEASGEKLDFSILFVHSQDHLMTAISEKNLISEIIELRKMLEPVLHTCVTK; encoded by the coding sequence ATGGATATGCAGCAAATAGTTATGGAAATAATTATACAATCTGGTGAAGCAAGGGCATATGCACATGAAGCGCTTAGGAAGGCGTATGATGGCAAATTTGAAGAAGCTGATAAGTTAATCGCTCAAGCTAATGAGGCAATTGAGAAAGCACATAATGTGCAGACAAGCATGTTGCAAAAAGAAGCATCAGGCGAAAAATTAGATTTTTCTATATTGTTTGTGCACTCACAAGATCATCTTATGACTGCTATATCAGAGAAAAATCTCATATCAGAGATTATTGAACTTAGAAAGATGTTGGAACCAGTTCTTCATACATGCGTGACAAAATAA